The DNA segment CTCATGTTTAACACGCTCCTATTTTAGTTGTTGAGGGATTCCGAACCACACTCGGAATACTCTCTGGGCATCCTTTGTTAATTGCTGATAAAAAAATCCTGTCTTATCTCTCCATAATCGGTTCTGCTTATCCATAGGGACGATCCCTCCTGTGATATCTGTCCCTATAATTACGAGCTGTCTTGATGTAAGAGTTTGTTCCCATTTCATTAAGGTATCATAATATTTCTGCCACTTTTCACCCTCTTCCCCTTGGTTGCTCAAGTAGTTATAAATCCTATTTTCAAGCTTATCTACAATCAGAAGAGGTGTATCAACAGATCCAGACTGCTGGTCCTCCTTTAAAATCGTGTAATCGCTATCATAATTCTCAATCACCCAGTCTAGCTTCCCGTTATATGCTCCACCTGTGACAAAATCCATTGCTCCCTCTCCTTCTCCAGTAGAATTTTGTAAGCCTCTCCCGGTGCTATCGGCCAATCCCACATAGAATTTGATTCCTTTGACCAATGATGGAGCATAATACGTATCACCCCTCCATGAGTTACGACGACAATCGGCTCTTCTAAATTGCGTTGATAACCAAGGATTTGGTCAGCAAAGCGAAGAACGCGACCTTTGAAATCAACAAAACTCTCCCCATTAGGTGGGGTGACCTTTTCCATGTTGTTCAGCCACTGCTTATAGTGAATTCCCTCCTTTAACTCTTCGTATGTCCCACCATCAAAATCACCAAAGTTATACTCGCGTAGCTTCTTTGTCGTTTCAACAGATGAGGAGAGGATAGATGCTGTCTCGCTACAACGATCAAGGTCACTAGCATAGATTTTTGGAAGTTCAGGAAGACGCTTTTTTAAAAAGTCAACTTGCTTTCGCCCTTGTTCAGACATTTCCTGATTTCTCCAACCAATATAACGTCTTTGTACATTTGAGCGGGTTTCCCCGTGACGAATCAAATACATAACCAAACGATGAACCATAAATATGTCTCCATTCCTTCAAGTGTTGCGCCGCAAACATCACCTGTTATTCCACCAAACGAACGTACCGCCCATCTACGAATCCCCCAAATTCCGATCATAGCAGCTAAAACCGCTGATAAGCTGACGGAAAAGTGACTCCAAGAGAGGAAGGCCATCACAATACTCACCACAAGCATGAGACTAAGAACCCAAACCGTCACACTGTGACTATAGTGATTTTTAAAGAAATGGCTTAGGCCCCTCTGCCTTGCTGAAGGGGCATGTCCTAACATCAACACCATCACACATCTTGATAAAAAGGGAATCAATAAAATAAACCAGAGCATTGAGAAATTACCAAGAAACGATTCATACATGAATACAAAACGGAGAATCAACACGGCCAGTAAAACCAATACTCCGAAGGCTCCTGTCCGAGGATCCTGCATCACTTCCAAGCGCTTTTGCTGGTCCTGATAGGAGAAGAAGGCATCCCCTGTATCCATTAAGCCGTCAAGATGAAGACCCCCACTCCATACGGCCGGAATCATCAACGCAAAAACAGTTAAACTAACTAGACTCATAGTTGTTAGAGAGGAGAGTCCATAGAAAATAAACGCATTAGACCCTCCGATTACCAGCCCTAGTATTGGCAGCCACATAAGACAACTGCGAACGACAGCCGTGTTCGGTTCGATGCCTTTTCGGATAGGAAACACAGAGAAGAATTGCAAGGCAAATAATCCACCCAATCCAAAATTTTTCATGGCGCGCTCTCCTCTATCATCTGTATAATCTTTTCGGTATCGAGATAGGTTTCTAAATGTTTAGCCAGACGTTCGTAACGCTCATCTCGACCGCCTGTATCAGTCATTACCTGTTCGGATAAACCCGACTTTCTACGCAAGCGATTCAACCATTCCGTTCTCCATTCATCATTATGAAAACAATCATGAAGGTAAGTGCCAATCAAACGCCCCTGATCAAGACTGATTCCCTCAGGTCCATCGTTCAATTGAAGGAACGGATACTTGATAGATCCAGCCGTTCGCCCAAGATGAATCTCATAGCCAGACATGGGCACAAGGGAATAACCGCTTGCTTCATGAATATGTCCGCTTACACGAATCGTTTGTTTGTTTTTCACAAAAGTTGTTGAGAGAGGAAATATCCCTATTCCTTGCACACCGTCTTTATCAGCTTCATGGCGATACATGACATCAGAAAGAATCTGATAGCCACCACAAATCCCTACGATCACTCCTCCTCTCTCGGCATAAGCCCCGATCGCTTCTGTCAGTCCCTTTTCCTCACATGCAAGGTAGTCTTCAATTGTGCTTCGCGTTCCTGGTAAAATTAGTGCATCTGGTTTTCCAAGCTGATCAACGGAGCGAACGTAACGAATCGATACATCCTGCTCTTGAGTAAGTGGTGATATATCCGTTTCATTCGATAAATAAGGCCAATGAATCACAGCTATATCTAAGGACTTTTCCCTTTTAGCTGGCGTAGATTGGATCGTTAATGAGTCTTCTCCCTCAATACCATGATCTTCTAAGTGGGGCAGCACACCTAAAACAGGTATGCCTGTATAGTTTTCAATCCATTCTATTCCACTTTCAAATAAAGCACGTTCACCACGAAACTTGTTAATAATTAATCCCTTAATACGCTCCCGATGCTTCTCAGGCAACAATTCCAGGGTCCCAACAATACTGGCGAACACCCCGCCTCGGTCAATATCAGCAACTAGAATGACTGGCACATTGATCAAGTCCGCGATCGACATATTCACCAATTCGCGATCATTTAAATTCACCTCAACAGGGCTGCCGGCTCCTTCGATCACTAACGCGTCATAGTCCTGCTCCAATCGTTGAACAGATTGCTTGATGGCCTGCTTCCCTTGTTCATACCAATGAGTTCGGTATTCTGATCCCGACCAAGCAGCTTGACTGACTCCATGGATAATGACTTCAGATCGCTGGTCACTTGTCGGCTTTAACAAGATGGGATTCATATCAACGGTTGCCTCAACGAAAGCAGCCTCAGCCTGAACTCCTTGAGCACGACCAATCTCTTCCCCATTCCTCGTTATATAGGAGTTATTTGACATGTTTTGCGATTTAAATGGAGCGATGGCTAGACCACGGCAAACGAGCAGCCGGCATAAGCCAGTTGCAATCCAACTTTTCCCTACATTTGATGCTGTCCCTTGGATCATGACTCCCCTCATGCTTCTACCCCCTTATGAAAAAACGGCCAACCAAATACCACTTCAATCGCCTTATCTGATTTCCCAACAACGTATCTATGTATGGAATTAAGAATGTATAGATAGTCACGAACCATTTTATAAGGTGAAGGCAGATCACGGCCAAGGTCATTGGAAACAATATATACTTCCCCAGCACCTGTGATTAAACGGGCCAGCTGATTCATGAGAAAAGTAACCATACCATCCGGATGCACACCCTCCTGAGCCATCATTTCATTTGTGACCCATGTAGTTAAACAGTCGATCAGGATGGCGTCTTCCGCTGTAAATGAAAGCTGATCAATGGCTGTCGACTGTTCCCACGTTTGCCAGGACCGCCCGCTTTGCTTGCGGTCCTTTTTGTGGCGGGTTACACGGTCTTGCATTTCTGAATCTGTCACCACCCCCGTTGCCACATAGTGGAGGTGTGGCAGATTTGATTGCAACATACAACTCTCCGCATAACTCGTCTTCCCACTCCTTACACCTCCACAGACAAAGATCATCATGTTTGCACCCACCTTTTTAGGAGGTCAAGCAAGCAGTCATTCTCCCGTGGCGTTCGAATCGCCAGACGCACGTAATCCCCATTTAATCCAGGGAAATTATGTGTATGACGAACAGCCAATCGATTTTTCAACAGAAAAGGAAGCAAGGTATCACTTAAAGAAGGATATCCTCCTAATAAATAGTAGTTTACGTCGCTTTTTGACACAGTAAATGCAAGCTCCTTAAGCCTAAGGAAAATCCGCTCTCTCTCAGCTTGAATCAAGTCTCTTGTTTGTTGACGGTAGGAATGATCCTTGATACAACCCTTAGCAATGTCTTGAGCCAAAGCATTTACACTCCATGTCGGCTGATGGGAAGCTAACTTCTGAACGATAGCTTCCGACCCGGCTAGATAACCGATCCTTAACCCTGGGATAGCGTACATCTTCGTCAGCGAACGCAAAATGATAAGGTGAGATGACTTGTTTATTTGCTGAATTAGGGACGGTTCGTTTTGAACAAAATCATAAAACGCTTCATCGATTAGAAGAGAGACTTCTCTCTTTTCAAGCTCATTCAACAATTCGACTAACTTACTTTGTTTGTAGGCAACGCCTGTTGGGTTATTTGGATTACAGATCATCACAAGGTCTACACCAGTAAGCTTAGATTTGAGCCGTTCTAAAGGCAGTTCCCATCCTTCCGACTCGGTTAGAAAGATAGATTCGACTATACAACCATTCATCTCGGCAATCATTCGATATTCAGAAAAAGTCGGCTCAACAATCAATAGATGTTTGCCAGCAAACTCTCGCCCTATTAATGTAAGCAGTTCCGACGCACCATTCCCAACGAGAATTTGCTTTTCCGAAATTCCTTCTTGTAAAGCAATCGTACGACGGAGATCTTCAGCAAAGGGATCTGGATAGTTCGTGATGAGTTCGAAAAAATCTCCCCACTTCTCCCGCAGCCAAGACGGAGGTCCTAACGGATTCACATTCACACTAAAATCATAGGTCACCTCTGACAGCTGTAAGGGGTCCGTTAAATATTGCGGGTTAGCTCCATGTGACGGCCACTTCAATGCCTGCACCTCCTATCCATAACAATAGAGTCATATAAAGTGTAGCTCGCACCATAAAGTGATGGGCTGTTTTAATATGCTCAGCGTCCATTTTCTCAAAGGGAATCCCAATTGTAGGACGCATAGATACTTCACCGAAATAGCGATTTTCACCGCCTAACTGAATCCCCATTAAAATAGCAAAAGCTGCTTCACCCCATCCGCTGTTCGGGCTCGGATGACGCTTTGAATGATGAACTAACAAAGTAATCGCTTCTCTTTTCGTTTGAAAAGTACTCTTCTCTAATAACAAAAGTAACATCGATGTCAGTCGGGCCGGAACCCAGTTCAGCACATCATCCAATCGGGCCGACGCCCATCCAAAATGGTAGAATCGATCATGTCGGTATCCGACCATTGAGTCACACGTATTCACGGCACGATAAAGCATAGCTAAAGGAGCCCCACCTAAAAGAGCAAAGAAAAGGGGTGCCGTAATGCCATCACTCGTATTTTCGGCAACCGTCTCAATCGCACCTCTCGCCAACTCAGATTCATCTAAATGTTCGGTATCCCTTCCGACAATCATGGATAAATGCTGACGTGCTCGAGTATAGTCGGACTCTGTTAACGGGGTATATACATTCATCGATGCTTCTTTCAAGCCCTTTAAAGAGATCGTTGTCCAAATAAAGAAGGACTCCAAGACCACTCCCAGCCCAACATGAACGTGATAGCCGAGTGCAGTAATAGACCATGTAATCACGAAAACAACACTGCACACAATGAGAACCATAGCCACCCCTTTGAAGCGGCGAAGACTCCCTTTATTCCCCCTGCTTTCAAGAAAATGAATCAAGCTTCCCATCATGCGGACGGGATGTGGCAGCCAGCGTGGATCCCCAAGCCATAGATCTAGTAAAAGCGCTGCAGTTAAAGCAATGAGGTGTTCGATCATTGAGGCTTCATTCTTTCCAAATAACGTTCAATGGCTTCCTTAGTAGCCTCATAAATCATCTGCCCAATCTTGCTCCCGAGAAAGGTAATCGGTCCTGCATATTCCAGCTGTCTCTCCGTCTGAGTGCTCGCAATCATAATGCTGTCCGTGGACGTCCCTGTAGCTTCAGTATTTGTCAACGAATCCTTAATTCCACATGTTGAAAAAGCTTTCGTCTTCGCTTCCGTCGCTGTTACGATTCCTTGAATAAATGCTTGTTCAGATAGGTGGCCATCGATGAAAACCCAAGTATTTACCGTCCCAGGCTGATCTGCCTCTACTCGTTTATCCCCATGGACAACATCTACTGCATTACCCAACCCAGCTGTAACTAAAATCAGGATAGAAACACCGTCTCCCAGGAAAAATCGTTCCGAATAGTCCGACAGGTGGGCTGCTGTGATCATCGCTAAAGTGTCATGTTCAGTCAGCTCCCACTGCTGACATTTTTCTATCATGAATTGGGAAGGAGATTCACAGTTAAAGCTTTTATCAACATGATAGTTGATAAAGTTACGATACCAGCCAAATCCCCCTCCCTTTACCGCTGAAGAAAAAGTTTTAAGCAACTGGGGGGTTCTTACAACAATCTTCTCCTCTGTGGCTTCCACAAGCGCAGGTGTAATAGCAGCCCTCGTTTTGTCTAAAAAATAATCCGGGAGCAAGTTCATCTGGGGGCTTGATAACGTAGGATTAGCATGAACATCAATCGAAGAATGATAGACTCGCTCAAGTAAAGGCTTTTGCATCACTTCTTCTGGCTTGCCGATCTGAGTGATCTGCCCTTGGTCGATCAGTAACAGACGGTCACAATACAGACTGGCTATATTTAAATCATGAAAAATCGACACGACCGTTAAATGGCTTGTCAGCGAAAGCTGTTTCAGTTCATCCAAGAGCTGTTTTTGATAACTGAAGTCGAGATGATTCGTCGGCTCATCAAGCAGCAAAACATCTGGTTCCTGAACCAGAGCTTGGGCCAGATAAACACGTTGTCTTTCCCCTCCACTTAAATGATTGAGAGGGAGAGACATCATTTCTGTCAGTCCAGTTTGCTTTAACACATGTTCAACCACTTCTTTATCCCGCTCCGTCGGCTGCTTAAAAAAGCCTGACTGATAGGCATAACGTCCCATCATCACAGTTTCGTAGACATTGTAGGAAAAAAAGCTCTGCTGAACCTGGGGCAATGTCGCAACCTTGCGAGCAAGTTGTTTACGAGGGTAATGACCAAGGGGCTTCCGATCAATAACCACTTCCCCTTCCCATAGAGGAAGAATCCCACTCATCAATTTAAATAAGGTTGTTTTTCCACTTCCATTAGGACCAACCACACCAAAAAACTCACCACGATTGACTTGAAAATCGACATGATCAACAATGGGCTTAGTTTCATATCCACCCGTCATATTGGTTACTTGAATCATACACTCGCCCCTTTTTTCCTCTGCTGGTAAAGAATAAAAGCAAAAATCGGTGCTCCTATCAGCGATGTAATCACCCCAATAGGCAACTCAGCTGGGGCAATAATCGTTCGTGAAACGAGGTCTGCCAAAATTAAGAACGTCGCTCCATTAATCAAAGACAGTGGAATAAGATGCCGGTGGTCTGTACCAAAAACCCTCCGGCAAATATGAGGAACGACTAGACCGACGAAACCAATTGTCCCTGATACAGCAACTGCCGCCCCAGTTAAAATCGAAGCAGCTAATAAGATCAATGATTTTCTTTTCTCCGTAGGAACACCCAGCTGCTTTGCCCGTTCCTCGCCTAACGACATCGCATTTAATTCCTGCCCCTGAGTCATAAGAAGCAGTACACCAACCATAAAAAAGGGGAGCAGTAACCCCACGTGACTCCATCCCCGCATCGCTACACTTCCCAGGAGCCAGCCGACAATTTGGCGAAGCTCCTCCCCTGTAAGCGCAATCATGAGAGAAATAACCGAGCCGAGAAAAGATCCCATGACGATCCCTGTCAAGATGAGCGTCTCGATAGAAAGTGTTCGATCAAGCATGCGTGCAAATCCAATAACGAAGAGCAGTGTAAGGACTGCCGTGCAGATGCTGACAATGGGGAGTGTGAAGGAGGCGAAAACCGGTAAAGAAAATCCCACAAACAGAACCAACACTGCTCCGACAGACGCACCCGAAGATACACCTAAGGTATAAGGGTCAGCTAGCGGATTTTGTAGTAGACCTTGAAAAGAAGCCCCGGCTATAGCTAGTGATGCACCCACTAAACCAGCTAATACGACGCGTGGCAAGCGAACATCCACAATAATACTGATGTTTATAGGATCAATATTTGATTGATAGGGACTTATCGTTTCTGCTATCGCCCCAATGATGACAGGAAGCGGAATAGGTACACTGCCAACAGCCACTCCTGCCAGCCATGCACCTACTAAAATGATTACGCTTCCTATATAAGCTAACGGTTTATTCATCACCGAACGTTTCCGGATAAACAGCTTCAGCCAACCGCTCTATCCCTTCAATCAAACGTGGACCCGCACGTGTAACAAGATCAGA comes from the Halobacillus shinanisalinarum genome and includes:
- a CDS encoding bifunctional adenosylcobinamide kinase/adenosylcobinamide-phosphate guanylyltransferase produces the protein MMIFVCGGVRSGKTSYAESCMLQSNLPHLHYVATGVVTDSEMQDRVTRHKKDRKQSGRSWQTWEQSTAIDQLSFTAEDAILIDCLTTWVTNEMMAQEGVHPDGMVTFLMNQLARLITGAGEVYIVSNDLGRDLPSPYKMVRDYLYILNSIHRYVVGKSDKAIEVVFGWPFFHKGVEA
- a CDS encoding pyridoxal phosphate-dependent aminotransferase; this encodes MKWPSHGANPQYLTDPLQLSEVTYDFSVNVNPLGPPSWLREKWGDFFELITNYPDPFAEDLRRTIALQEGISEKQILVGNGASELLTLIGREFAGKHLLIVEPTFSEYRMIAEMNGCIVESIFLTESEGWELPLERLKSKLTGVDLVMICNPNNPTGVAYKQSKLVELLNELEKREVSLLIDEAFYDFVQNEPSLIQQINKSSHLIILRSLTKMYAIPGLRIGYLAGSEAIVQKLASHQPTWSVNALAQDIAKGCIKDHSYRQQTRDLIQAERERIFLRLKELAFTVSKSDVNYYLLGGYPSLSDTLLPFLLKNRLAVRHTHNFPGLNGDYVRLAIRTPRENDCLLDLLKRWVQT
- a CDS encoding adenosylcobinamide amidohydrolase, with translation MIQVTNMTGGYETKPIVDHVDFQVNRGEFFGVVGPNGSGKTTLFKLMSGILPLWEGEVVIDRKPLGHYPRKQLARKVATLPQVQQSFFSYNVYETVMMGRYAYQSGFFKQPTERDKEVVEHVLKQTGLTEMMSLPLNHLSGGERQRVYLAQALVQEPDVLLLDEPTNHLDFSYQKQLLDELKQLSLTSHLTVVSIFHDLNIASLYCDRLLLIDQGQITQIGKPEEVMQKPLLERVYHSSIDVHANPTLSSPQMNLLPDYFLDKTRAAITPALVEATEEKIVVRTPQLLKTFSSAVKGGGFGWYRNFINYHVDKSFNCESPSQFMIEKCQQWELTEHDTLAMITAAHLSDYSERFFLGDGVSILILVTAGLGNAVDVVHGDKRVEADQPGTVNTWVFIDGHLSEQAFIQGIVTATEAKTKAFSTCGIKDSLTNTEATGTSTDSIMIASTQTERQLEYAGPITFLGSKIGQMIYEATKEAIERYLERMKPQ
- a CDS encoding FecCD family ABC transporter permease — translated: MNKPLAYIGSVIILVGAWLAGVAVGSVPIPLPVIIGAIAETISPYQSNIDPINISIIVDVRLPRVVLAGLVGASLAIAGASFQGLLQNPLADPYTLGVSSGASVGAVLVLFVGFSLPVFASFTLPIVSICTAVLTLLFVIGFARMLDRTLSIETLILTGIVMGSFLGSVISLMIALTGEELRQIVGWLLGSVAMRGWSHVGLLLPFFMVGVLLLMTQGQELNAMSLGEERAKQLGVPTEKRKSLILLAASILTGAAVAVSGTIGFVGLVVPHICRRVFGTDHRHLIPLSLINGATFLILADLVSRTIIAPAELPIGVITSLIGAPIFAFILYQQRKKGASV
- the cbiB gene encoding adenosylcobinamide-phosphate synthase CbiB, which produces MEHLIALTAALLLDLWLGDPRWLPHPVRMMGSLIHFLESRGNKGSLRRFKGVAMVLIVCSVVFVITWSITALGYHVHVGLGVVLESFFIWTTISLKGLKEASMNVYTPLTESDYTRARQHLSMIVGRDTEHLDESELARGAIETVAENTSDGITAPLFFALLGGAPLAMLYRAVNTCDSMVGYRHDRFYHFGWASARLDDVLNWVPARLTSMLLLLLEKSTFQTKREAITLLVHHSKRHPSPNSGWGEAAFAILMGIQLGGENRYFGEVSMRPTIGIPFEKMDAEHIKTAHHFMVRATLYMTLLLWIGGAGIEVAVTWS
- a CDS encoding cobyric acid synthase, coding for MRGVMIQGTASNVGKSWIATGLCRLLVCRGLAIAPFKSQNMSNNSYITRNGEEIGRAQGVQAEAAFVEATVDMNPILLKPTSDQRSEVIIHGVSQAAWSGSEYRTHWYEQGKQAIKQSVQRLEQDYDALVIEGAGSPVEVNLNDRELVNMSIADLINVPVILVADIDRGGVFASIVGTLELLPEKHRERIKGLIINKFRGERALFESGIEWIENYTGIPVLGVLPHLEDHGIEGEDSLTIQSTPAKREKSLDIAVIHWPYLSNETDISPLTQEQDVSIRYVRSVDQLGKPDALILPGTRSTIEDYLACEEKGLTEAIGAYAERGGVIVGICGGYQILSDVMYRHEADKDGVQGIGIFPLSTTFVKNKQTIRVSGHIHEASGYSLVPMSGYEIHLGRTAGSIKYPFLQLNDGPEGISLDQGRLIGTYLHDCFHNDEWRTEWLNRLRRKSGLSEQVMTDTGGRDERYERLAKHLETYLDTEKIIQMIEESAP
- the cobS gene encoding adenosylcobinamide-GDP ribazoletransferase; its protein translation is MKNFGLGGLFALQFFSVFPIRKGIEPNTAVVRSCLMWLPILGLVIGGSNAFIFYGLSSLTTMSLVSLTVFALMIPAVWSGGLHLDGLMDTGDAFFSYQDQQKRLEVMQDPRTGAFGVLVLLAVLILRFVFMYESFLGNFSMLWFILLIPFLSRCVMVLMLGHAPSARQRGLSHFFKNHYSHSVTVWVLSLMLVVSIVMAFLSWSHFSVSLSAVLAAMIGIWGIRRWAVRSFGGITGDVCGATLEGMETYLWFIVWLCI
- a CDS encoding bifunctional adenosylcobinamide kinase/adenosylcobinamide-phosphate guanylyltransferase, coding for MDFVTGGAYNGKLDWVIENYDSDYTILKEDQQSGSVDTPLLIVDKLENRIYNYLSNQGEEGEKWQKYYDTLMKWEQTLTSRQLVIIGTDITGGIVPMDKQNRLWRDKTGFFYQQLTKDAQRVFRVWFGIPQQLK
- a CDS encoding histidine phosphatase family protein, giving the protein MVHRLVMYLIRHGETRSNVQRRYIGWRNQEMSEQGRKQVDFLKKRLPELPKIYASDLDRCSETASILSSSVETTKKLREYNFGDFDGGTYEELKEGIHYKQWLNNMEKVTPPNGESFVDFKGRVLRFADQILGYQRNLEEPIVVVTHGGVIRIMLHHWSKESNSMWDWPIAPGEAYKILLEKEREQWILSQVEHITGS